A window of Erpetoichthys calabaricus chromosome 12, fErpCal1.3, whole genome shotgun sequence contains these coding sequences:
- the LOC114662072 gene encoding uncharacterized protein LOC114662072, with amino-acid sequence MVWGAAPKDEKAERETNSDNASGARQVQQRQILPGNQHPEFRQPDTPHTVQFFNSRLLNPPTEAQSFDWSAVQESALSGHPLNSLNLHLNPNLDQEPLLSNHHLNGPSDLGHRPFLVDQVKQHNLNFLPVSQRHHQISIEKAEKQTIPDHKPIKCFSPLQIPVHCCWQRQCPLHGDCTQVAPDQESHDSTQAVIQCSLNLGVDKQAVCSDNHLGPQLSSPQHSQPSLVRSSSQLPWNNFNSSPTDPNIEAVNPLTHYRTFRGTERETIEKAVQTLLAGDIYWGPLLVEDAHRLLLNTRVGVFLVRDSMQGNHLFSLSVRTSTGPRSLRIPFKEGRFWLKDLSADCVAHLLEMAVERTRTQPLKCDEGIHIVLSRPLRKSPLPKLQELCRQAIMESLRGAKTEGSWADLIAQLPLQPMLIKYILEFPFRL; translated from the coding sequence ATGGTGTGGGGGGCAGCCCCGAAAGATGAGAAGGCAGAGAGAGAAACCAATAGCGACAACGCTTCTGGCGCAAGGCAGGTACAGCAGCGACAGATCCTACCAGGCAACCAGCATCCAGAGTTTCGACAGCCTGACACACCCCATACAGTACAGTTTTTTAATTCCAGGCTCTTGAATCCTCCAACTGAAGCTCAGTCATTTGATTGGTCAGCTGTGCAGGAGTCTGCATTATCTGGACATCCTCTGAATAGTCTTAATCTACATTTAAACCCAAACTTAGACCAAGAACCATTGCTAAGCAACCATCATCTTAACGGCCCTTCAGACTTGGGACACAGACCGTTTTTGGTTGATCAAGTGAAACAACACAATTTGAATTTTCTTCCAGTGAGCCAAAGGCACCATCAGATCTCAATAGAAAAAGCAGAGAAGCAGACGATCCCAGACCACAAGCCAATAAAATGTTTCAGTCCCCTGCAAATTCCTGTCCATTGTTGCTGGCAGAGACAGTGTCCTCTCCATGGTGATTGTACACAAGTGGCTCCTGATCAGGAAAGCCATGACTCAACCCAAGCAGTAATACAGTGTAGTTTAAATCTTGGTGTAGACAAGCAAGCAGTATGTTCTGACAACCATCTTGGACCTCAACTGTCAAGTCCCCAGCATTCACAGCCAAGCCTTGTGCGATCTTCTTCACAGCTACCATGGAACAACTTTAATAGTTCACCTACAGATCCAAACATTGAAGCAGTAAACCCGTTAACCCACTATCGCACATTTCGTGGCACTGAGCGAGAAACCATCGAGAAAGCAGTGCAAACTCTATTGGCTGGAGACATATACTGGGGCCCACTGCTGGTTGAGGATGCCCATCGCCTTCTACTGAATACCAGAGTGGGTGTATTTTTGGTTCGGGACAGCATGCAGGGAAACCATCTATTCAGCCTAAGCGTGCGTACCAGTACTGGACCACGCAGCCTTCGAATTCCATTCAAAGAAGGACGTTTCTGGTTGAAAGACCTGAGCGCGGACTGTGTAGCACACCTCCTTGAAATGGCTGTGGAGCGCACACGGACGCAGCCCCTTAAATGTGATGAAGGGATTCATATTGTGCTCTCTAGGCCTCTCAGAAAAAGCCCACTGCCCAAACTTCAGGAGCTGTGCCGTCAGGCAATAATGGAAAGTTTGAGAGGCGCAAAAACAGAGGGCAGCTGGGCAGATTTGATTGCACAACTTCCCCTGCAGCCCATGCTCATCAAGTACATTCTGGAGTTTCCCTTCAGACTTTAA